One part of the Streptomyces sp. NBC_00286 genome encodes these proteins:
- a CDS encoding DM13 domain-containing protein: MGRVRKVFTGPLVIAVLVVAVGGVGFGLYWFQPWKLWQDETVQEDLPGVTETSAPPAAAPAPAEEPTDQPSESPSRATGPQTLSSGELISHEHTTSGTVKLVRLADGSHVVRLENLNTSNGPDLRVWLTDAPVKEGQAGWHVFDDGKYVSLGKLKGNKGSQNYALPSDVDPSTYSSVSIWCDRFDVSFGAAELGRA; this comes from the coding sequence ATGGGGCGCGTGCGCAAGGTATTTACGGGGCCGTTGGTCATCGCGGTGCTGGTGGTGGCGGTCGGCGGAGTCGGCTTCGGTCTGTACTGGTTCCAGCCGTGGAAGCTGTGGCAGGACGAGACGGTCCAAGAGGATCTGCCCGGGGTCACGGAGACCTCCGCTCCTCCTGCTGCGGCGCCTGCACCCGCCGAGGAACCCACTGACCAGCCCTCCGAGTCGCCCTCGCGCGCCACCGGTCCGCAGACGCTGTCGAGCGGTGAGCTGATCAGCCACGAGCACACGACATCGGGCACGGTGAAGCTCGTACGGCTCGCCGACGGCTCCCATGTCGTCCGGCTGGAGAACCTCAACACCAGCAACGGCCCGGACCTGCGCGTCTGGCTGACCGACGCGCCGGTGAAGGAAGGGCAGGCCGGCTGGCACGTCTTCGACGACGGCAAGTACGTCAGCCTGGGCAAGCTCAAGGGCAACAAGGGAAGCCAGAACTACGCCCTGCCCAGTGACGTGGACCCGTCGACCTACAGCAGCGTGAGCATCTGGTGCGACCGCTTCGACGTGTCGTTCGGCGCGGCCGAGCTCGGGCGGGCCTGA
- a CDS encoding flavodoxin family protein: MTASPAPSAEDGYRFDDLSALFINCTLKPSPQLSHTQGLIDKSRSIMDSRGVTTELVRAVDHDIAPGVYPDMTEHGFATDAWPALYERVMAADILVLAGPIWLGDNSSVTKQVIERLYSCSSLLNSQGQYAYYGRVGGCLITGNEDGVKHCAMNVLYSLQHLGYTIPPQADAGWIGAAGPGPSYLDPGSGGPENDFTNRNTAFMTWNVMHLAALLKRAGGIPAHGNQRTEWDAGCRPGADNPEHR; encoded by the coding sequence ATGACAGCATCGCCCGCCCCGTCCGCTGAGGACGGCTACCGCTTCGACGACCTGAGCGCGCTCTTCATCAACTGCACGCTCAAGCCGTCACCTCAGCTCAGCCACACCCAGGGACTCATCGACAAGAGCCGTTCGATCATGGACTCCCGTGGGGTGACGACGGAGCTCGTCCGCGCGGTCGACCACGACATCGCTCCGGGCGTCTACCCGGACATGACCGAGCACGGCTTCGCCACCGACGCCTGGCCCGCGCTGTACGAGCGGGTGATGGCCGCCGACATCCTCGTACTGGCCGGGCCCATCTGGCTGGGCGACAACAGCTCCGTCACCAAGCAGGTCATCGAGCGCCTGTACAGCTGCTCCAGCCTCCTCAACTCCCAGGGCCAGTACGCCTATTACGGGCGGGTCGGCGGCTGTCTGATCACCGGCAACGAGGACGGCGTCAAGCACTGCGCCATGAACGTCCTCTACAGCCTGCAGCACCTCGGCTACACCATCCCGCCCCAGGCGGACGCGGGCTGGATCGGCGCCGCGGGGCCCGGCCCGTCGTATCTGGACCCCGGTTCGGGCGGCCCGGAGAACGACTTCACCAACCGCAACACCGCGTTCATGACCTGGAACGTGATGCACCTGGCGGCCCTGCTCAAGCGTGCCGGCGGCATCCCGGCCCACGGCAACCAGCGCACGGAATGGGACGCAGGCTGCCGGCCGGGGGCGGACAACCCCGAGCACCGCTGA
- a CDS encoding SRPBCC family protein → MTIDVSTERVIPLPPEQVAEYAMDWRHDAEWTQGIRTAELTREADDGGFGVGAEVTRRAYFLGRRIDYVLRVAAYEPPRLLDMLSVAGPMPMHVTYTFEQNPRGTLARIRVRGGEGGFYRLAAPLLARQVRSSIGKDLRDLEHRLVGR, encoded by the coding sequence ATGACGATCGACGTGAGCACGGAGCGCGTGATCCCGCTCCCGCCCGAGCAGGTCGCCGAGTACGCCATGGACTGGCGCCATGACGCCGAGTGGACCCAGGGCATCCGCACCGCCGAGCTGACCCGGGAGGCGGACGACGGCGGCTTCGGTGTGGGCGCCGAGGTCACCCGTAGGGCGTATTTCCTCGGTCGGCGCATCGACTACGTCCTGCGCGTCGCGGCGTACGAGCCACCCCGTCTGCTGGACATGCTCTCCGTGGCCGGACCGATGCCCATGCACGTCACCTACACCTTCGAGCAGAACCCGAGGGGCACTCTCGCCCGCATCCGCGTCCGGGGCGGCGAAGGTGGCTTCTACCGGCTGGCCGCGCCGTTGTTGGCCCGCCAGGTACGCTCCTCCATCGGCAAGGACCTGCGTGACCTCGAGCACCGGCTCGTCGGACGTTAG
- a CDS encoding TfoX/Sxy family protein gives MAYDEGLAERIRHRLGADPDIKEQRMFGGLAFLYRGNMAVCVSGDDLMVRVGTDNADAALTRPGTRVMDMSGRPMRGWVLVDGTALTEDDILGRWIDEGRAFAATFPAK, from the coding sequence ATGGCGTACGACGAGGGACTGGCGGAACGGATCCGACACCGGCTCGGCGCTGATCCGGACATCAAGGAGCAGCGGATGTTCGGCGGTCTCGCCTTCCTGTACCGCGGCAACATGGCCGTGTGCGTGAGCGGCGACGATCTCATGGTGCGGGTCGGCACCGACAACGCCGACGCTGCTCTGACCCGACCCGGCACACGCGTCATGGATATGAGCGGCCGCCCGATGCGCGGCTGGGTCCTCGTCGACGGGACCGCGCTCACGGAGGACGACATCCTCGGCCGGTGGATCGACGAGGGACGCGCCTTCGCCGCGACCTTCCCAGCCAAGTAA